One genomic window of Glycine soja cultivar W05 chromosome 9, ASM419377v2, whole genome shotgun sequence includes the following:
- the LOC114368842 gene encoding uncharacterized protein LOC114368842, protein MLLQTLAIPTILLVIFIWVVQPKQRHGKIAPGPKALPIIGNLHMLGKLPHRTLQTFARKYGPIMSLKLGQVQAIVVSSPETAELFLKTHDTVFASRPKIQASEYLSHGTKGLVFSEYSAYWRKVRKVCTLQLLSASKVDMFAPLRRQELGVLVKSLRNSAASREVVDLSEVLGELMENIVYKMVLGRARDHRFELKGLVHQVMNLVGAFNLADYMPWLGAFDPQGITRRLKKASKEIDQFLEQIIQDHEHNQYDNYKVQKAPHNNKDFVDILLSLMNQPIDLQGHQNVIDRTNIKAIILDMIMAAFDTSSTTVEWAMSELLRHQSVMKRLQDELENVVGMNRHVEEIDLEKLAYLNMVVKETLRLHPVAPLLVPRESREDVTIDGYFIKKKSRIIVNAWAIGRDPKVWHNPLMFDPKRFENCNVDIRGSDFRVIPFGSGRRGCPGIHMGLTTVKLVLAQLVHCFNWVLPLDMSPDELDMNEIFGLTTPRSKHLLATPVYRLAHPPGPKPLPIIGNLHMLGKLPHRSLQALAKKYGPIMSIKLGQVPTIVVSSPETAELFLKTHDTVFASRPKTQASEYMSYGTKGLVFSEYGPYWRNMRKFCTTQLLSASKVDMFAPLRREELGLFVKSLEKAASSRDVVNISEQVGELMSNIVYKMILGRNKDDRFDLKGLTHEALHLSGVFNMADYVPWARAFDLQGLKRKFKKSKKAFDQVLEQTIKDHEDPTDSDKKSVHNSEDFVAILLSLMHQPMDQHEQKHVIDRTNVKAIILDMIGGSFDTSTSAIEWAMTELLRHPRVMKTLQDELNSVVGINKKVEESDLAKLPYLNMVVKETLRLYPVLPLLVPRESLENITINGYYIEKKSRILINAWAIGRDPKVWCNNAEMFYPERFMNNNVDIRGHDFQLIPFGSGRRGCPGIQLGLTSVGLILAQLVHCFNWELPLGISPDDLDMTEKFGITIPRCKPLLAIPTYRLLNKA, encoded by the exons ATGTTACTGCAAACATTAGCTATCCCTACAATACTCCTTGTGATATTCATATGGGTGGTACAACCAAAGCAACGTCATGGGAAGATTGCACCAGGTCCCAAGGCGTTGCCAATTATTGGTAACCTCCACATGCTAGGGAAACTCCCGCACCGCACCCTTCAAACCTTTGCAAGAAAATATGGACCCATAATGTCCTTGAAGCTAGGGCAAGTCCAAGCCATAGTGGTTTCCTCCCCTGAAACCGCTGAACTATTCCTCAAGACCCATGACACTGTTTTTGCAAGCAGGCCAAAGATTCAAGCCTCTGAATATCTCTCTCATGGCACCAAGGGCTTGGTGTTTTCCGAGTATAGCGCCTACTGGCGCAAAGTGAGGAAAGTGTGCACCCTTCAACTTCTCAGTGCTTCAAAAGTTGACATGTTTGCTCCTTTGAGGAGACAAGAATTGGGAGTGTTAGTGAAGTCACTGAGAAATTCAGCGGCATCACGTGAAGTTGTGGACCTCAGTGAGGTGTTGGGGGAGCTTATGGAGAACATAGTGTATAAAATGGTATTGGGGCGTGCTAGGGATCATAGATTCGAATTGAAAGGACTTGTTCACCAGGTGATGAACTTGGTTGGAGCTTTCAATCTTGCAGATTACATGCCTTGGCTTGGTGCGTTTGATCCTCAG GGAATAACAAGACGATtgaagaaagcaagtaaggaaaTTGACCAATTCTTGGAGCAAATTATCCAAGACCACGAACATAATCAATATGATAATTATAAAGTGCAAAAAGCTCCACACAATAACAAGGACTTTGTGGACATATTGCTATCACTTATGAATCAACCCATCGATCTTCAGGGCCATCAAAATGTCATTGATAGAACTAACATCAAGGCTATTATATTAGATATGATTATGGCGGCATTTGACACGTCATCCACAACGGTTGAGTGGGCCATGTCAGAACTCTTGAGGCATCAAAGTGTGATGAAGAGACTTCAAGATGAGCTAGAAAATGTAGTGGGGATGAACAGACACGTGGAGGAAATTGACTTAGAAAAACTGGCTTACTTGAATATGGTGGTGAAGGAGACGCTACGATTACACCCGGTTGCACCGTTGCTCGTACCTCGTGAGAGTCGAGAAGATGTTACTATTGATGGTTATttcataaagaaaaaatcaagGATCATAGTAAATGCATGGGCAATAGGGAGAGATCCTAAAGTTTGGCATAATCCTTTGATGTTTGATCCAAAGAGATTTGAGAATTGCAATGTTGACATTCGTGGAAGTGACTTTCGAGTTATACCATTTGGTTCCGGTCGAAGAGGTTGCCCCGGGATTCATATGGGTCTAACTACTGTTAAGCTTGTTCTAGCTCAATTGGTGCATTGTTTTAATTGGGTGCTTCCATTGGACATGTCTCCTGATGAGTTAGACATGAATGAGATATTTGGACTCACAACGCCAAGAAGTAAGCATTTGCTAGCTACACCAGTTTATCGACTA GCACATCCACCAGGTCCTAAGCCCCTCCCAATTATTGGTAACCTTCACATGCTTGGAAAACTCCCACATCGTTCCCTTCAAGCCCTAGCCAAAAAATATGGACCCATAATGTCCATCAAGTTAGGTCAAGTCCCAACCATTGTAGTTTCCTCACCTGAAACTGCTGAGCTATTCCTTAAGACCCACGACACTGTCTTTGCTAGCAGGCCAAAAACTCAAGCATCGGAATACATGTCTTATGGCACCAAGGGTCTTGTGTTTTCTGAGTATGGACCCTATTGGCGCAACATGAGAAAGTTCTGCACCACACAACTTCTAAGTGCATCTAAAGTTGACATGTTTGCCCCTCTGAGGAGAGAGGAGTTAGGACTATTTGTGAAGTCTCTTGAAAAAGCTGCTTCTTCGCGTGATGTTGTGAACATCAGCGAGCAGGTTGGAGAGCTTATGTCGAATATTGTCTATAAAATGATACTTGGCCGTAATAAGGACGATCGATTCGACCTAAAGGGGCTCACTCATGAGGCTCTACATTTGAGTGGAGTGTTCAATATGGCAGATTATGTACCTTGGGCACGTGCCTTTGATCTTCAG ggattaaaaagaaaattcaagaaAAGTAAAAAGGCGTTTGACCAAGTGCTTGAGCAAACCATCAAAGACCATGAGGATCCTACCGATAGCGACAAGAAAAGTGTGCACAACTCTGAGGACTTTGTAGCCATACTACTATCACTTATGCATCAACCAATGGATCAGCACGAGCAGAAACATGTCATTGATAGAACTAATGTTAAGGCTATTATATTGGATATGATTGGAGGATCATTTGACACATCTACTAGTGCAATTGAGTGGGCTATGACAGAACTCTTAAGGCACCCAAGGGTTATGAAGACACTTCAAGATGAGTTAAATAGTGTAGTGGGGATAAATAAGAAGGTGGAAGAGTCTGATTTGGCGAAGTTACCTTATTTGAATATGGTTGTGAAAGAAACCTTAAGGTTGTATCCGGTCTTACCATTGTTAGTGCCTCGCGAGTCCCTAGAAAATATCACTATTAATGGATATTACATTGAGAAGAAGTCAAGAATTTTAATCAATGCATGGGCAATAGGACGAGACCCTAAAGTTTGGTGCAATAATGCTGAGATGTTTTATCCAGAGAGATTTATGAATAACAATGTGGATATTAGAGGACATGACTTTCAACTTATACCATTTGGTTCTGGTCGTAGAGGATGTCCTGGGATTCAATTGGGTCTAACTAGTGTTGGTCTTATTTTAGCTCAATTAGTGCATTGCTTCAATTGGGAGCTTCCATTGGGCATATCTCCTGATGACTTAGACATGACGGAGAAATTTGGCATCACAATACCAAGATGTAAACCCTTGCTAGCTATACCAACTTATCGCCTATTGAATAAAGCTTAA